The window GGGGTTCTTTGCCGACATCCATGATTGGGTGTATTCTTGCTTTGGGCCTGGTGAATATGTGAATACATTAAGCTGTGAAGCGGCGCAGGAGTTATGCTTCCAGTTGCTTCAAGAGGTTAAAGCCTCTAACGACGCTGGCCATGTCTCTAAGCCCGTCGATCTTTTGGCTTGGATTCGTCATCTGGTCACCGTGGGTACAGGAAAGTTTCTCTTTGGACCAAACAATCCTATTTCGGAAGAGCCAGACTTGGAGCATGATTTCTGGGCATTCGACCACGGCCTTGGCGGACTGCTTATCGGGATCTTGCCATCTCTCACGGCTCCTAAAGCATACAAAGGCCGAGAGAGGTTAACGGCGGCCTTCCGCAAGTATTTGGAAGCCGGCCATTTGGATTCAGCATCGTTGATTGTGAAAGGTAGAGCGCGGATCGAGAAGGAATATGGCATGGATATAGATATGACAGCTCGGTCGGCTTTGTCGTTCCTTTTTGCTGGTATTGTAAATGCGACGACTACAACTTTCTGGGTGGTATTGAGAATTTTCGCGGATCAACAACTCCTTAACCAAGTGCGACAAGAAATTCGTCAGGCGCTAGAACTCAGCAGCCAGCGCTCTGGACCAGGTTCATTAAGCATTGGAGTGGTCAAAGAAACGTGCAAAACGCTATTTGCCGTTTATAGGGAGAGTCTGCGCGTCGGGTCGGAGAATTTCTCTGTTCGGTTGATCAAAGAAGACACGATGCTGGCCGACCGGTACTTCTTGAAGAAAGGCGCCGTTGTCCAGATATCTGGCGGAGCTATTCATGCTAGGAGCACCATCTGGGGCCAAGACGTAGACGAGTTTAATCCTGGCAGATTTCTCAAAGAGAAGGGCAAAAGCGATGGGTTTCACCCAGCAGCCTTTCGAGGATTCGGTGGTGGCAAGACTTTGTGTCCTGGCCGTGACTTTGCCACCAATGAGATTTTGCTATTTGCTGCGATGATCATTCATACAGTTGATATTGTTGCTCCTGATGGAGGTACCGTTGCTGTTCCTGAGAAAGACGACCGGATCATGCCGGTTCACATTCTCGAGCCGGTGACGAACcccaaagtcatcatcaagccCAGAGTAGATGATGCAGGGATACTGAGTCAACTCAAAGCAGTGATGTAAAAGCAATACACAGCAGCTAGTCATGCGACTGTGCGTATCTGGGCAAAGATGATTTCTGGTGTTGTTCGATGCTTAGTGGCAGTGTCTAATATCGCGATACGTTTGCAACTTTACTGTACGATTCTTTGAGAAATTCTTTGAGAAATTCTTTGAGAAATGCTTAAAATATGTGAATCCCGTTAACGGAATAATTTCAACAGTGAAAAGGAGCTCTCAAAAAAATATACATAGGAAGGAGGTGTCGGGCCGTCGTGCACCCGTTCGCTTGCGGCAGGTGCGACTGGCCGCGCCGATGATCTGCAGGCACGAGCTCGGTCAGGTACCATCGCCAAAGTTTTCTGTGTTTGCCTACTATCTCCTTGTTTCCATCATGGTTTGCGTGATAGATTGGAGATGCCAAACGCGCAACCAGAATCAGATGGGAGAAAGGTAACCGTCGTCTATGCACAAACAAAGCGACCCATCAGCTGCCCATCTATGCACCACTCTTCTACCGCCGTGAAGCCACCTCTTACAATCTCTTTCGCAACATCTCATTAAAACACCACAACCGAATCGCAACCTAAGTTTAGTAAAAAACGATACTCGAGCCTGGACGAAACATAGAAACCCTGTGAAGAGACGCCGTCTATCGTTTATATCCTGCATCTCTCAGGAAGCCCAGAGTCTTGGTTCTTTACGATGACATCAGCCTCGACGTTCCTTTTCTGCAGCTTCCACATCACTCTCCTGTTCCTCAATGGAGTTCTCGGCTTCTCATGGGGAGGGCGCAGGGGCGGCAGTGAGTCGTGCATATCTCATTCACACTGCACCTCCCTCCTACACCATATAAACTGTTGCTGATCTGATCCCAGGACTTAACTATTCTGCCGATTTGCCTTCGTCCGGGAGTCGTTCTACTGGCA of the Trichoderma breve strain T069 chromosome 4, whole genome shotgun sequence genome contains:
- a CDS encoding cytochrome p450 domain-containing protein, with protein sequence MATQGGRYIKRLGLSYSDEPILTLPVPGSRIYVVTEPSLAASVQRNTKTLSMSPLLPEITKRVLGLDEKTCRVIGQNLDPEPGEPRGFFADIHDWVYSCFGPGEYVNTLSCEAAQELCFQLLQEVKASNDAGHVSKPVDLLAWIRHLVTVGTGKFLFGPNNPISEEPDLEHDFWAFDHGLGGLLIGILPSLTAPKAYKGRERLTAAFRKYLEAGHLDSASLIVKGRARIEKEYGMDIDMTARSALSFLFAGIVNATTTTFWVVLRIFADQQLLNQVRQEIRQALELSSQRSGPGSLSIGVVKETCKTLFAVYRESLRVGSENFSVRLIKEDTMLADRSTIWGQDVDEFNPGRFLKEKGKSDGFHPAAFRGFGGGKTLCPGRDFATNEILLFAAMIIHTVDIVAPDGGTVAVPEKDDRIMPVHILEPVTNPKVIIKPRVDDAGILSQLKAVM